A portion of the Hoylesella buccalis ATCC 35310 genome contains these proteins:
- a CDS encoding division plane positioning ATPase MipZ, with amino-acid sequence MENKQQHPLFLGFSSQKGGVGKSTLAEIISSILFYEKDVNLFVVDCDLSQDSFYKLREREKSVIQKSEELSRSMEAYFQTFGKQAYRIYKSAPRDAVKTASNHIERLHDEEFQVVVFDFPGHAGTSELMELSLQMDYILSPLEADIQSLVSCLAYAKTITDIGVSMSDSRIKDIILFWNKVDRRVRNVIIDEYTKFINEQQITLLPGYVYAMHRFSHELSTYGLRGVFRSTYQPPAKGLRRGTGVDELISDLIQRLKLKTKSENGND; translated from the coding sequence ATGGAGAACAAACAACAACACCCCCTCTTTCTGGGGTTCTCCTCGCAAAAGGGAGGAGTGGGAAAAAGTACGCTTGCCGAAATCATAAGTAGCATCCTTTTCTATGAGAAGGATGTCAATCTCTTCGTGGTGGACTGCGACTTGTCACAGGATTCCTTTTACAAGCTCAGGGAGCGAGAGAAGAGTGTCATTCAGAAAAGCGAGGAACTGTCAAGGTCGATGGAAGCGTATTTTCAGACATTCGGTAAACAAGCATACCGAATTTACAAGTCCGCCCCCCGTGATGCGGTCAAAACAGCCAGTAACCATATCGAGAGACTCCATGACGAGGAGTTTCAGGTGGTCGTGTTCGACTTCCCCGGTCATGCAGGAACCTCTGAGCTGATGGAGCTGTCCCTTCAGATGGACTATATCCTTTCTCCGCTTGAAGCCGACATCCAGTCCTTGGTCTCATGTCTGGCATACGCCAAGACTATCACGGACATTGGAGTTTCTATGTCCGATTCCCGGATAAAGGACATCATACTGTTTTGGAACAAGGTGGACAGAAGGGTAAGGAACGTCATCATCGACGAATATACTAAGTTCATCAACGAGCAGCAAATCACGCTCCTTCCCGGCTATGTATATGCCATGCACCGCTTCTCCCACGAACTTTCCACATACGGGCTACGAGGAGTGTTTCGCTCCACCTATCAGCCTCCCGCAAAGGGGTTGAGAAGAGGCACAGGAGTGGATGAGCTCATATCAGATTTGATACAACGTCTCAAACTAAAAACGAAATCAGAAAATGGCAACGATTGA